The following coding sequences lie in one Listeria ivanovii subsp. londoniensis genomic window:
- the leuB gene encoding 3-isopropylmalate dehydrogenase: MTYKITSLAGDGIGPEIMTAGIKVLQAIAKKYQHTFEIEAHPFGGAGIDATGNPIPDSTLKACQNADAILLGAIGGPKWDNAAKRPEDGLLALRKALGLFANIRPIQVPSSISHLSPLKKDIVEGTDFIVVRELTGGLYFGEPKHWDEDAAVDSLTYTRAEIERIIEKAFAIAATRNKKVTSVDKANVLASSKLWRQIAEEVASKHPDITLEHLYVDAAAMILIQQPTTFDVIVTENLFGDILSDEASVITGSLGMLPSASHAESGPSLYEPIHGSAPDIAGQNIANPMSMISSVSMMLRQSFGLFMEADVIDKATAATMEAGFLTADLGGTTSTTDFTKEVLKQIEGGE; this comes from the coding sequence GTGACTTATAAAATCACCTCTCTAGCTGGCGACGGTATTGGTCCAGAAATTATGACAGCTGGTATAAAAGTCCTCCAAGCCATTGCTAAGAAATATCAGCATACATTTGAAATCGAAGCTCACCCATTTGGTGGGGCAGGTATTGATGCTACTGGAAATCCAATTCCTGACTCCACCCTCAAAGCCTGCCAAAATGCCGATGCGATTTTACTAGGTGCAATTGGCGGTCCCAAGTGGGATAATGCGGCAAAACGACCAGAAGATGGTTTACTTGCTCTTAGAAAAGCGCTTGGTCTATTCGCTAACATCCGACCTATCCAAGTTCCAAGTTCGATTTCACACCTCTCCCCTTTAAAAAAAGATATTGTGGAAGGTACTGATTTTATCGTTGTTCGGGAACTTACTGGAGGCTTGTACTTCGGTGAGCCAAAACATTGGGATGAAGATGCAGCAGTCGATTCTTTAACTTATACGCGAGCAGAAATCGAACGAATTATCGAAAAAGCCTTCGCGATTGCTGCTACAAGAAATAAAAAAGTGACTTCGGTCGACAAAGCTAACGTACTCGCTTCTAGTAAATTATGGCGTCAAATTGCCGAAGAAGTAGCAAGCAAGCATCCAGATATTACTCTAGAGCATTTATACGTAGATGCTGCAGCGATGATACTTATACAACAGCCAACTACTTTTGATGTAATTGTTACGGAAAATTTATTCGGTGATATTTTAAGTGATGAAGCGTCTGTAATTACTGGCTCACTAGGTATGTTACCTTCTGCCAGTCATGCGGAAAGTGGCCCTTCATTATATGAGCCTATTCATGGTTCAGCGCCCGATATCGCAGGTCAAAATATCGCTAATCCAATGTCGATGATTTCTTCCGTATCTATGATGTTGCGACAATCTTTCGGACTTTTTATGGAAGCTGATGTGATTGATAAAGCAACAGCAGCTACAATGGAAGCTGGATTTTTAACTGCTGACTTAGGTGGAACTACATCTACTACTGATTTTACCAAGGAAGTACTAAAACAAATTGAAGGAGGAGAATAA
- the leuC gene encoding 3-isopropylmalate dehydratase large subunit, which translates to MGKTLFDKLWNRHVIYGKEGEPQLLYVDLHLIHEVTSPQAFEGLRMEKRPLRRPDKTFATMDHNVPTEDIFNIQDLVAKKQIEALQTNCAEFGVTLADMGSERQGIVHMVGPETGLTQPGKVIVCGDSHTATHGAFGAIGFGIGSSEVEHVFATQTIWQQKPKSMGIEINGKLPKGVYAKDIILHLIATYGVAFGTGYAVEYYGETIRNMSMEERMTICNMAIEGGAKMGMMAPDATTFEYVRGREYAPSDMNAAIRDWETLSTDEDASYDLHIEMDASILEPYVTWGTNPEMGVPFSKAFPEIKDMNYERAYEYMGLKPGQTAEQIELGYVFIGSCTNARLSDLEEAARIVKGNKVKNNIRALVVPGSRQVRNAAEAIGLDKVFKEAGFEWREPGCSMCLGMNPDQVPDGVHCASTSNRNFEGRQGKGARTHLVSPAMAAAAAINGHFIDIRKEAVISGSN; encoded by the coding sequence ATGGGGAAAACACTATTTGATAAACTTTGGAATCGCCACGTCATTTATGGCAAAGAAGGTGAACCACAGTTATTATACGTTGACCTACATTTGATTCATGAAGTAACTTCTCCTCAAGCGTTTGAAGGACTTCGAATGGAAAAGAGACCCCTTCGCCGACCGGATAAAACCTTCGCAACAATGGATCACAACGTTCCAACTGAAGATATTTTTAACATCCAAGACCTTGTAGCGAAAAAGCAAATTGAAGCGCTACAAACAAATTGTGCTGAATTTGGTGTCACTCTGGCAGATATGGGTAGCGAGCGCCAAGGTATCGTTCATATGGTCGGACCTGAAACTGGACTTACTCAACCCGGAAAAGTAATTGTTTGTGGAGATTCTCATACCGCAACACATGGCGCATTTGGAGCAATTGGTTTTGGAATTGGTTCTAGTGAAGTGGAACATGTTTTTGCTACCCAAACTATTTGGCAACAAAAACCAAAATCAATGGGGATTGAAATTAACGGCAAACTTCCAAAAGGCGTCTATGCAAAAGATATTATTTTACATTTGATTGCCACTTATGGTGTAGCATTTGGTACCGGTTATGCGGTGGAATATTACGGTGAAACCATTCGCAATATGTCGATGGAAGAACGGATGACGATTTGTAATATGGCGATTGAAGGTGGAGCCAAAATGGGCATGATGGCTCCTGATGCGACAACTTTTGAATATGTTCGTGGTCGTGAATATGCTCCAAGCGATATGAATGCAGCGATTCGTGACTGGGAAACACTTAGTACTGACGAAGATGCAAGCTATGACCTTCATATTGAGATGGACGCAAGCATTTTGGAACCGTATGTTACTTGGGGAACCAATCCAGAAATGGGCGTCCCTTTTTCCAAAGCATTTCCAGAAATTAAAGATATGAACTATGAACGAGCTTATGAGTATATGGGACTAAAACCCGGACAAACAGCGGAACAAATTGAACTTGGTTATGTTTTTATCGGTTCTTGTACAAATGCCAGACTCTCTGATTTGGAAGAAGCAGCGCGCATCGTTAAAGGAAATAAAGTGAAAAATAATATTCGTGCACTCGTCGTTCCTGGTTCTCGCCAAGTCCGTAATGCCGCAGAAGCTATCGGACTTGATAAAGTATTTAAAGAGGCTGGGTTTGAATGGCGCGAACCTGGTTGCTCCATGTGTCTCGGTATGAATCCTGACCAAGTTCCAGACGGCGTTCATTGCGCTTCTACTTCGAACCGCAACTTTGAAGGTCGCCAAGGAAAAGGCGCACGCACACATCTTGTTTCCCCGGCAATGGCTGCAGCGGCGGCAATTAATGGGCACTTTATTGATATACGTAAGGAGGCGGTTATAAGTGGAAGCAATTAA
- the leuD gene encoding 3-isopropylmalate dehydratase small subunit produces the protein MEAIKVHIGKTVALMNNNIDTDQIIPKSFLKRIERTGFGEFLFDSWRYLPNRKPNPDFPLNAPDRQEATILITGDNFGCGSSREHAAWALLDYRFRVIIAGSYSDIFYMNCTKNGVLPIVLPKETREKLAEIPADEQVTIDLPNQEVISSVGRYPFEIDATWKNKFINGLDDIAITFEHIDAIKAYEQKVDSI, from the coding sequence GTGGAAGCAATTAAAGTACACATCGGCAAAACAGTAGCACTTATGAATAATAACATTGATACCGACCAAATTATTCCGAAAAGTTTCTTAAAACGAATCGAACGCACTGGTTTTGGTGAATTTCTTTTTGATAGTTGGCGCTATTTACCCAACCGAAAACCCAATCCAGATTTCCCGCTAAATGCACCCGATCGCCAAGAAGCAACGATTTTAATCACTGGGGATAATTTTGGCTGCGGCTCCTCTCGCGAACATGCTGCTTGGGCTTTGCTTGATTACCGGTTCCGAGTTATTATTGCAGGAAGTTACAGTGACATTTTTTATATGAATTGTACCAAAAATGGTGTGCTTCCAATCGTTCTTCCAAAAGAAACGCGCGAAAAATTAGCGGAAATCCCGGCCGATGAACAAGTAACAATTGATTTACCAAACCAAGAAGTCATTAGTTCTGTTGGGAGATATCCTTTCGAAATAGACGCAACATGGAAAAATAAATTTATAAATGGATTAGACGATATCGCTATTACATTTGAACATATTGATGCAATTAAAGCGTACGAACAAAAAGTCGATTCGATTTAA
- the ilvA gene encoding threonine ammonia-lyase, whose translation MELVDLLVTEKDVEQAYNVLKSVVKHTPLEYDFYLSEKYHCNVYLKREDLQRVRSFKLRGAFYAISRLSAEKLERGVVCASAGNHAQGVAYTCKRMSVPATIFMPTTAPQQKVSQVKFFGGTNVEVVLIGDTFDASAAAAKEFAEEHGQAFIPPFDDPDIIAGQGSLAVEMVADLNKAHEQADYVFAGIGGGGLISGVATYLKAKSPITKIIGVEPKGAPSMTEALKQNQVVKLDKMDKFVDGAAVKEVGNLTFEHAKVLVDEVTTISEGAVCSTILDMYTKQAIVAEPAGALSVAALETYRDEIKDKTVVCIISGGNNDINRMQEIEERSLLHEGLKHYFIVNFSQRPGALKEFVNDVLGPHDDITKFEYTKKVNRGNGPVIIGVLLQDKNDYEGLLERVAAFDPSYIPINDNQTLYTLLV comes from the coding sequence ATGGAATTAGTTGATTTATTAGTAACTGAAAAAGATGTCGAACAAGCCTATAACGTGCTAAAATCTGTCGTCAAACATACACCGCTCGAATATGATTTTTATCTTTCCGAAAAATATCATTGCAACGTGTATTTAAAACGAGAAGATTTACAGCGCGTTCGTTCCTTCAAATTGCGAGGGGCTTTTTATGCGATTTCAAGGCTTTCAGCGGAGAAATTAGAACGTGGTGTGGTTTGTGCAAGTGCAGGAAACCACGCGCAAGGTGTCGCCTATACGTGCAAACGAATGAGCGTTCCCGCAACCATTTTCATGCCAACCACCGCCCCACAGCAAAAAGTCTCTCAAGTGAAATTTTTCGGTGGAACAAATGTGGAAGTTGTCTTAATCGGTGATACATTCGATGCTTCCGCGGCGGCGGCCAAAGAATTTGCTGAAGAACATGGTCAAGCCTTTATTCCTCCATTTGATGATCCAGATATTATTGCAGGTCAAGGCTCACTTGCTGTCGAAATGGTGGCAGATTTAAACAAGGCGCATGAACAAGCTGATTATGTATTTGCTGGAATTGGTGGAGGTGGCCTAATTAGCGGTGTCGCAACTTACTTAAAAGCGAAAAGTCCGATTACCAAAATTATCGGTGTCGAACCTAAGGGCGCCCCTTCGATGACAGAAGCACTCAAACAAAACCAAGTAGTCAAGCTAGATAAAATGGACAAATTCGTTGATGGTGCTGCGGTAAAAGAAGTTGGTAATTTAACTTTTGAGCATGCAAAGGTACTAGTAGATGAAGTAACGACTATTTCAGAAGGGGCTGTTTGTTCGACTATTTTAGATATGTATACAAAACAAGCTATTGTCGCCGAACCAGCTGGCGCCCTCTCCGTTGCCGCACTCGAAACATATCGGGATGAAATTAAAGACAAAACGGTTGTCTGTATCATTAGCGGAGGAAACAATGATATTAATCGAATGCAAGAAATAGAAGAGCGCTCCTTGCTTCATGAAGGTTTAAAACACTATTTTATCGTTAACTTTTCGCAAAGACCAGGTGCACTGAAAGAATTCGTTAATGATGTGCTAGGTCCACATGATGATATTACCAAGTTTGAATATACCAAAAAAGTGAATCGTGGTAATGGTCCTGTTATAATCGGCGTGCTCCTCCAAGACAAAAATGATTACGAGGGTCTACTTGAACGCGTCGCTGCATTTGATCCTAGCTACATTCCTATTAATGACAATCAAACACTTTATACGCTCCTTGTGTAA
- the budA gene encoding acetolactate decarboxylase, whose protein sequence is MEAVRKNRLFQHSTMAALVGGLFSGTTSFKELLQHGDLGIGTLDEFDGELIILDGEAFQIRSDGQAYKVKPEDTTPYASTTFFDADTSFKISEPTLKQDVEAQIAELVQGPNVFYAVKMTGNFRYVDTRVVPKQQRPYPPLIEAVKEQPTYHFEYITGTIVGFWTPAYISGIGVSGYHVHFIDDMRKIGGHVFDYEMLEGTVEVAQQTEFELQLPQTTEFLRSDLSTPDMLEQIEAAEN, encoded by the coding sequence ATGGAAGCAGTAAGAAAAAATCGATTATTTCAGCATTCTACTATGGCAGCACTTGTTGGCGGACTTTTCAGTGGAACAACTAGTTTTAAAGAATTACTCCAACACGGCGACCTTGGTATCGGGACGCTTGATGAATTTGACGGGGAACTAATAATTTTAGATGGTGAGGCTTTCCAAATCCGTTCGGACGGGCAAGCATATAAAGTAAAACCAGAAGACACAACACCTTATGCTAGCACTACTTTTTTTGATGCTGATACCTCCTTTAAAATATCAGAACCTACTTTGAAACAGGATGTAGAAGCGCAAATAGCCGAATTAGTACAAGGGCCGAATGTTTTTTATGCGGTAAAAATGACTGGGAACTTCCGGTATGTTGATACACGCGTAGTACCAAAACAGCAGCGTCCTTACCCACCATTAATTGAAGCAGTGAAAGAGCAACCAACTTATCACTTTGAATACATTACCGGAACAATTGTTGGTTTTTGGACTCCTGCCTATATTAGCGGAATTGGTGTCTCTGGTTACCATGTTCATTTTATTGATGATATGCGTAAAATTGGTGGTCATGTGTTTGACTATGAGATGTTAGAAGGAACCGTCGAAGTTGCACAACAAACAGAATTCGAATTACAATTACCACAAACAACAGAATTTCTTAGAAGTGATTTAAGTACACCGGATATGTTGGAGCAGATTGAAGCTGCGGAAAATTAA
- a CDS encoding IS3 family transposase — protein sequence MTCRTCFYKKAPRFRNGCPRTTQERDARIIHELRSEFRLTILLQATKFPKATYMYWQKRLEQKNPNASLEKKIQEIFDEHHGNYGYRRIQLALKAQGIKVNQKKVRRIMGKLGLKGSKFIRKSRRYNSYKGTIGRVAKNRIRRRFYTSIPHQKVTTDTSEFKYYERDKNKQLVIKKLYLDPFLDMFNGEILSYRISERPNAKAIMDAQKEAMDRTDDCPYRRTFHSDQGWAYQMKAYKKQLTKQNIFQSMSRKGNCFDNSPMENFFGLLKQEMYYGVIYASFKQLKQAIEDWIHYYNHHRIKTKLGCSPIQYREQMTA from the coding sequence ATTACGTGCAGAACTTGCTTTTATAAAAAAGCTCCGCGCTTTAGGAATGGATGTCCCAGAACGACTCAAGAACGAGATGCCCGAATCATCCACGAACTCCGAAGTGAGTTCCGATTAACGATTCTTCTACAAGCCACAAAATTTCCTAAAGCGACCTACATGTATTGGCAAAAACGATTAGAACAGAAAAATCCAAATGCATCATTAGAGAAAAAGATTCAAGAAATTTTTGATGAGCATCACGGAAACTATGGCTATCGCCGGATTCAACTAGCGTTGAAGGCACAAGGAATAAAGGTCAATCAGAAAAAAGTTCGACGAATTATGGGTAAACTTGGGCTAAAAGGATCCAAGTTTATTCGGAAATCTCGCAGATATAATTCTTACAAAGGAACTATTGGACGAGTGGCAAAAAACCGTATTCGTCGACGTTTTTATACATCCATTCCTCATCAAAAAGTGACCACGGATACATCGGAATTCAAATATTACGAGCGTGATAAAAACAAGCAGCTAGTTATCAAAAAATTGTATTTAGATCCTTTCCTTGATATGTTTAACGGAGAAATTTTATCGTATCGAATTTCTGAGCGTCCCAACGCTAAAGCCATTATGGATGCCCAAAAAGAAGCGATGGACCGTACCGATGATTGCCCCTATCGTCGTACGTTCCACTCTGACCAAGGATGGGCTTACCAAATGAAAGCATACAAAAAGCAGTTAACCAAGCAAAACATCTTTCAAAGTATGTCACGAAAAGGGAATTGTTTTGACAATTCTCCGATGGAGAATTTCTTTGGACTGTTAAAGCAAGAAATGTATTACGGGGTAATTTATGCCAGCTTTAAACAGTTGAAGCAAGCAATAGAAGATTGGATACATTACTACAATCATCATCGAATTAAAACGAAACTTGGTTGTAGTCCTATTCAGTACCGCGAACAGATGACCGCATAA
- a CDS encoding helix-turn-helix domain-containing protein, translating into MAKYDDGFKRKVVEAYQNSEGGYGTLAQRFGISHFSLVRKWVKIVEKRGFEALQRRRTKQHYTSQFKQNVLHYYLNSGDSYLDVALQYGLPSGDLLQSWHQKFLREGIEGLSPKQKGRPSMSKKKKQIQPKKPMTREQALERENELLRAELAFIKKLRALGMDVPERLKNEMPESSTNSEVSSD; encoded by the coding sequence TTGGCTAAATATGATGATGGATTCAAGAGAAAAGTAGTGGAAGCTTACCAAAACAGCGAAGGTGGTTATGGCACACTCGCTCAGCGCTTTGGTATATCACATTTTTCTCTGGTTAGAAAATGGGTGAAGATTGTAGAGAAACGGGGGTTTGAAGCATTACAAAGGCGAAGAACGAAACAACATTACACTTCCCAATTCAAGCAAAATGTCCTACACTATTACTTAAATAGCGGTGACTCTTACCTGGATGTTGCCTTGCAGTATGGTTTGCCTTCAGGGGATTTACTTCAAAGTTGGCATCAAAAATTTCTGCGAGAAGGCATCGAAGGTCTTTCACCAAAACAGAAAGGACGACCTTCGATGTCCAAGAAAAAGAAACAAATTCAGCCCAAGAAACCCATGACACGGGAACAAGCATTAGAACGAGAAAACGAATTATTACGTGCAGAACTTGCTTTTATAAAAAAGCTCCGCGCTTTAGGAATGGATGTCCCAGAACGACTCAAGAACGAGATGCCCGAATCATCCACGAACTCCGAAGTGAGTTCCGATTAA
- a CDS encoding pyrimidine-nucleoside phosphorylase, with amino-acid sequence MRMVDIISKKRDGKALSTEEIQFFIDGYTNGEIPDYQASALAMAIFFRDMNDEERADLTMAMVGSGDTIDLSAIEGIKVDKHSTGGVGDTTTLVLAPLVAAVGVPVAKMSGRGLGHTGGTIDKLESIAGFHIELDKKDFIKLVNRDKVAVIGQSGNLTPADKKMYALRDVTGTVNSIPLIASSIMSKKIAAGADAIVLDVKTGAGAFMKTDEDAENLAHAMVRIGNNVGRNTMAVISDMSQPLGEAIGNALEVKEAIDTLKGQGPEDLTELVLVLGSQMVVLAKKAETLDEARAKLIEVIENGAALEKFKTFLSNQGGDASIVDHPEKLPQAKYQIEVPAKTSGFVSKIIADEIGIAAMILGAGRATKEDEINLAVGLMLRKKVGDPVKAGEPLVTIFADQEDVENVKAKIYENIEIADHATAPTLIHKVITE; translated from the coding sequence ATGAGAATGGTGGATATTATTTCCAAAAAGAGAGATGGTAAAGCTTTATCAACCGAAGAAATTCAGTTTTTTATTGATGGGTATACAAATGGGGAAATTCCAGATTATCAAGCAAGTGCTCTAGCCATGGCCATCTTTTTCCGAGATATGAATGATGAGGAGCGCGCTGATTTAACAATGGCGATGGTTGGCTCTGGTGATACAATCGATTTATCCGCTATTGAAGGAATCAAAGTCGATAAACATAGTACAGGGGGGGTAGGCGATACTACAACACTCGTTCTTGCCCCACTAGTTGCAGCAGTTGGCGTTCCAGTTGCAAAAATGTCCGGTCGTGGCTTAGGTCATACTGGTGGAACTATTGATAAACTAGAATCAATCGCAGGCTTCCACATTGAACTAGATAAAAAAGATTTTATTAAGTTAGTCAATCGCGATAAAGTAGCCGTTATTGGTCAATCAGGCAATTTGACTCCTGCTGATAAAAAAATGTACGCGCTTCGTGATGTAACAGGAACCGTTAATTCCATCCCGTTAATCGCCAGCTCGATTATGAGTAAAAAAATTGCTGCCGGTGCAGACGCTATCGTACTTGATGTGAAAACAGGTGCAGGAGCTTTCATGAAAACCGATGAAGATGCCGAAAATCTAGCTCATGCAATGGTTCGAATCGGCAATAATGTCGGTCGTAATACAATGGCCGTTATTTCTGACATGTCTCAACCACTTGGTGAAGCAATCGGAAATGCTTTAGAAGTAAAAGAAGCCATCGACACATTAAAAGGGCAAGGTCCAGAAGACTTAACTGAATTAGTTCTTGTACTCGGAAGTCAAATGGTCGTGCTTGCTAAAAAAGCAGAAACATTAGATGAAGCTCGTGCTAAGCTCATCGAAGTAATCGAAAACGGTGCTGCATTAGAGAAATTTAAAACCTTCCTTTCGAACCAAGGTGGTGACGCAAGCATTGTCGATCATCCGGAAAAACTTCCGCAAGCAAAATACCAAATCGAAGTACCAGCAAAAACATCCGGCTTTGTGAGCAAAATTATCGCTGACGAAATTGGAATTGCGGCAATGATCTTAGGTGCTGGTCGCGCAACAAAAGAAGACGAAATTAATCTAGCAGTCGGTTTAATGCTTCGTAAAAAAGTAGGCGACCCTGTCAAAGCAGGCGAACCACTAGTAACCATTTTTGCCGACCAAGAAGATGTTGAAAACGTCAAAGCGAAGATCTATGAAAACATTGAAATCGCCGACCACGCAACTGCTCCAACGCTTATTCATAAAGTGATTACAGAATAA
- a CDS encoding substrate-binding domain-containing protein: protein MAATIREIAEKTGVSITTISQILNGKGERFSDLTRAKVLKTAKEMSYKPNFFAKNMIVSHTKTIGMIVPEVTDPFFSQMVKGAEDYLNKNGYMIMLCNSSNDKTREDLYVEELLHRAVDGLIIASPNILLSGVIDRMEEKRAPYILLDRQRNPRPEGNIAIDDFKGGFMATEHLIKLGHTRIGIIISDTSFYNVHERYEGYLACMKEYNLIVQEGWIVSGDQTMNAGYLATQKLLKENITAIFATNDLMAMGTYRAALEKGLHVPEDLSVIGFDDIELSEYMTPPLTTIRQPIYGIGEIAAELLLENIQNPTEKLENRLLDISLINRSSTKSIDNQ from the coding sequence ATGGCTGCAACCATCCGCGAAATAGCAGAAAAAACAGGCGTTTCGATTACGACAATTTCTCAAATTTTGAATGGTAAAGGAGAACGATTTAGCGATTTAACTCGCGCGAAAGTTCTTAAAACTGCAAAAGAAATGTCCTACAAACCCAATTTTTTTGCTAAAAACATGATTGTTAGTCATACCAAGACGATTGGAATGATTGTCCCCGAAGTCACCGACCCATTTTTTTCGCAAATGGTTAAAGGGGCGGAAGACTACTTAAACAAAAATGGTTATATGATTATGCTTTGCAACTCTTCCAACGATAAAACACGCGAAGATTTATATGTAGAAGAATTATTACACCGGGCTGTCGATGGTTTAATTATCGCCAGCCCTAATATTCTGCTTTCTGGCGTTATTGATCGGATGGAAGAAAAGCGTGCTCCCTATATTCTACTAGATCGCCAGCGGAATCCGAGACCAGAAGGTAACATCGCGATTGATGATTTTAAAGGGGGATTCATGGCAACAGAACATTTGATAAAACTTGGTCATACGCGAATTGGTATAATTATTTCAGATACTTCTTTTTATAATGTACATGAACGTTATGAAGGTTATTTAGCATGTATGAAAGAATACAACCTCATTGTACAAGAAGGATGGATTGTTAGTGGCGATCAAACGATGAATGCTGGTTACCTAGCGACGCAAAAACTATTAAAAGAAAACATTACTGCTATTTTTGCGACCAATGATTTAATGGCAATGGGGACGTACCGTGCTGCTCTAGAAAAAGGTTTACACGTGCCAGAAGACCTAAGTGTGATTGGTTTTGATGACATTGAACTTTCCGAGTATATGACACCACCACTCACGACAATCCGTCAACCAATTTACGGTATTGGCGAAATTGCCGCAGAACTTTTACTGGAAAATATTCAAAACCCAACGGAGAAATTGGAGAATCGGTTACTCGATATTTCTTTAATCAATCGAAGTAGCACAAAAAGTATTGACAATCAGTGA
- the deoC gene encoding deoxyribose-phosphate aldolase, whose protein sequence is MNMAKMIDHTALKPDTTKEQILTLTKEAKEFGFASVCVNPTWVKLAAEQLAGAESVVCTVIGFPLGANTPEVKAFEVNDAIKNGAKEVDMVINIAALKDKNDELVERDIRAVVEAAKGYALVKVIIETCLLTDEEKVRACEIAVKAGTDFVKTSTGFSTGGATTEDIALMRKTVGPNIGVKASGGIRTKEDVRKMIEAGATRIGASAGVAIVSGEKPAKPDNY, encoded by the coding sequence ATGAATATGGCTAAAATGATTGACCATACAGCTTTGAAACCAGACACAACAAAAGAACAAATTTTAACATTAACAAAAGAAGCGAAAGAATTCGGCTTTGCTTCCGTTTGCGTGAATCCAACATGGGTGAAATTAGCTGCAGAACAATTGGCAGGTGCTGAATCAGTTGTTTGTACCGTTATTGGTTTCCCGCTTGGAGCAAATACGCCAGAAGTAAAAGCGTTTGAAGTAAATGACGCAATCAAAAATGGTGCAAAAGAAGTCGATATGGTTATTAATATCGCAGCTTTAAAAGACAAAAATGATGAATTAGTGGAACGCGACATCCGTGCTGTAGTTGAAGCGGCAAAAGGCTATGCGCTAGTTAAAGTTATTATCGAAACATGCCTGTTAACAGATGAAGAAAAAGTTCGCGCTTGTGAAATCGCTGTGAAAGCAGGAACAGACTTCGTTAAAACATCTACTGGATTTTCAACTGGTGGAGCAACTACAGAAGATATTGCTCTAATGCGCAAAACAGTTGGACCAAATATCGGCGTCAAAGCTTCTGGAGGAATTCGTACCAAAGAAGACGTCCGCAAAATGATTGAAGCCGGCGCAACTCGAATCGGAGCAAGCGCAGGAGTCGCAATCGTTTCCGGCGAAAAACCAGCTAAACCAGATAATTACTAA
- a CDS encoding sugar-binding transcriptional regulator, whose protein sequence is MDKQKEQLSVEVARLYYQADFSQQEIAAKLGVSRPTVSRLLQNAKIKGYVKIEVQDPFANLTELAMGLKEKYQLKNVSVAFSQTNDYLEITKQISQNAAEYLTEIIRDKDILGVSWGTTMYKIAQKLTPSKAEMEIVQLKGGVSHSDVNTYAAETLALFGAAFDTAPVSLPLPVVLDNPVTKKMVEADRHIENIIDLGKKANVAIFTVGTVRDEALLFRLGYFSEEEKRRLKEKAVGDICSRFFDINGELADWKMDERTIGINLQDLKQKETAILVAGGERKLKAIHGALRGGYANHFITDQFTAKKLIEQNFND, encoded by the coding sequence ATGGACAAACAAAAAGAACAGCTTAGTGTGGAAGTTGCGAGACTATACTACCAAGCGGATTTTAGCCAACAAGAAATTGCTGCTAAGCTTGGAGTATCTCGACCAACCGTTTCCAGATTACTACAAAATGCGAAAATAAAAGGCTATGTTAAAATCGAAGTTCAAGATCCATTTGCGAATCTCACGGAGCTTGCAATGGGCTTAAAAGAAAAATACCAACTTAAAAATGTCTCCGTTGCTTTTAGTCAAACAAACGATTATTTAGAAATAACGAAACAAATTAGTCAAAATGCGGCGGAATATTTAACGGAAATTATTCGCGACAAGGATATTTTAGGTGTAAGTTGGGGCACAACCATGTACAAAATCGCTCAAAAACTTACACCGTCTAAAGCAGAAATGGAGATCGTTCAGCTAAAAGGTGGTGTTAGTCATTCAGATGTTAATACGTATGCTGCGGAAACTTTAGCGCTGTTTGGGGCTGCTTTCGACACAGCACCAGTTTCTTTGCCGCTCCCTGTTGTCTTAGATAATCCAGTAACAAAAAAAATGGTCGAGGCAGATAGACACATAGAAAATATTATTGATCTTGGGAAAAAAGCGAATGTGGCTATTTTTACAGTTGGTACAGTTCGTGATGAAGCATTACTCTTTCGACTTGGTTATTTTTCAGAGGAAGAAAAAAGGCGCTTGAAAGAAAAAGCAGTTGGTGATATTTGTTCGAGATTCTTTGATATTAATGGAGAACTTGCCGATTGGAAAATGGATGAGCGAACTATCGGTATTAACTTGCAAGATTTAAAACAAAAAGAAACAGCAATCCTTGTGGCAGGAGGCGAACGGAAATTAAAAGCAATCCATGGTGCGCTTCGAGGGGGCTATGCAAATCACTTCATTACAGACCAATTCACAGCAAAAAAACTCATTGAACAAAATTTCAATGATTAA